A portion of the Kazachstania africana CBS 2517 chromosome 2, complete genome genome contains these proteins:
- the KAFR0B03940 gene encoding uncharacterized protein (similar to Saccharomyces cerevisiae ATR1 (YML116W) and YMR279C; ancestral locus Anc_8.843) produces MLKLYRKKLKQQEEEKNPIEDFQTTTVTAQTSLDVLSDSVKKDQISITDDDVSSISNNSKWQDPTYFKSSWQEYTFIGTCMLANLLNQAGQTQTLSTMNVLADSLNSDGAAKTWLMASFTLASGSFILVSGRIGDIYGLKATFIGGNIIFCIWSILCGVSKYTENVTFFIICRAFQGLGVAFVLPNVMGLVGNIYNVGSMRKNIVISFIGCMAPVGQTFGGMWGGLIVDSNKDQWPWIFFATAIAVFINLIMGIYSIPNHVPTNIYNLKMDWIGSLLGVIGLILMNFVWNQAPISGWSKAYIIVILIVAVFFLVAFFIYELKKAESPLLPPEVTKNRHIVTIIISLFLGWGAFGIWTFYYYAFNLNLRHFSPLWAGSTHFVFIIFGSLTAITVAFTINKVGPSVLFCLSSIGFTCGNIIFSVTSPDQTYWRNSLGMQIILALGMDLSFPGSSIILSDLLPMQYQGMSGSLVNTITNYATSLCLGMGTTAEVQYNNGGKDVLKGYRAALYVAIGLGALGFAFSFSYMAEDLWIRYRKRRQNEKKEDKC; encoded by the coding sequence ATGCTAAAGCTCTACAGAAAAAAACTTAAACAACAGGAGGAGGAAAAAAATCCAATTGAGGACTTTCAAACAACAACAGTAACGGCCCAAACTTCTCTTGATGTGCTTTCTGACTCAGTTAAAAAAGATCAGATAAGTATCactgatgatgatgtttcATCCATTTCGAATAATTCCAAATGGCAAGACCCAACATACTTTAAATCCAGCTGGCAGGAATATACCTTCATAGGAACATGTATGCTAGCAAATCTTTTGAACCAAGCTGGCCAAACGCAAACTCTTTCAACCATGAATGTGCTGGCAGATTCGCTCAATTCTGATGGTGCTGCAAAGACCTGGTTAATGGCTTCTTTCACCCTAGCATCTGGCTCATTTATTTTGGTAAGTGGCAGAATAGGTGACATATATGGTCTAAAAGCTACTTTTATTGGAGGtaatatcatcttctgCATTTGGTCCATTCTTTGCGgtgtttcaaaatatacCGAAAATGTAACCTTCTTTATTATCTGTCGTGCGTTCCAAGGATTAGGTGTAGCCTTCGTCTTACCAAATGTCATGGGCCTTGTCGGTAATATCTACAATGTTGGATCTATGCgtaaaaatattgttatCAGTTTTATCGGTTGTATGGCCCCCGTTGGTCAGACATTTGGTGGTATGTGGGGTGGACTCATCGTTGATTCAAACAAAGATCAATGGCcttggattttttttgctaCTGCCATAGCtgtttttatcaatttgattatGGGGATTTACTCGATACCTAACCATGTTCCCACAAACATCtacaatttgaagatgGATTGGATTGGGTCTCTGCTCGGCGTTATTGGTTTAATTCTAATGAACTTTGTTTGGAATCAGGCCCCAATTTCTGGATGGTCAAAGGCATATATTATAGTAATATTGATTGTTGCAGTCTTTTTCTTAGTGGCTTTCTTTATTTACGAGTTAAAAAAAGCAGAATCACCATTATTACCACCAGAAGTAACTAAAAATCGTCATATTGTCACAATCATCATCTCGCTGTTCCTTGGATGGGGTGCCTTTGGAATTTGGACTTTTTACTACTATGCGTTCAACCTGAATTTAAGACATTTCAGTCCATTATGGGCAGGCAGCACTCATTTCGTATTCATTATATTTGGATCTTTGACTGCCATAACTGTTGCATTCACAATCAACAAAGTGGGTCCATCAGTTTTATTTTGCTTATCTTCCATTGGCTTTACCTGTGGTAATATAATATTCAGTGTTACCTCTCCAGATCAAACATATTGGCGTAACAGTTTAGGCATGCAAATCATTTTAGCTCTTGGAATGGATTTATCCTTTCCCGGCTCCTCCATTATTTTAAGTGATTTATTACCTATGCAATACCAGGGAATGTCGGGTTCTTTAGTCAATACTATCACTAATTATGCAACATCTTTATGCTTAGGTATGGGTACAACCGCAGAAGTTCAATATAATAACGGAGGAAAGGATGTATTGAAAGGGTATAGAGCTGCCCTTTATGTTGCAATTGGTCTAGGTGCATTGGGTTTTGCATTTTCGTTTTCTTATATGGCAGAAGATTTATGGATCAGATACAGGAAGAGAAggcaaaatgaaaaaaaggaagataAATGTTAG